The nucleotide window TATTtagttatatattttaccATTTCcaataatatgataaaaaataaaaaatattatatcgaattattttatcatatgaATAAGATAGCCAcatgttataataatgaacaGTTATTTTCGATACTTTACTACATGTATAAAACAGGATATAGTAAACCaaaaataaggaaaaaaataagaaacCTTATTTTGTTTCGTCATAAAAAGAGGTTAATACATTTAAgtatgtatattaaatatattttaccTCTTGATGAATTTGGTATATATCACTTATTGCCAATTAAATGTcagaatattatatatgacaaggtataaaaaaaaaaggaaacaagaggaatatatatatgaatagATATGCATATCgtttttttgtattatatatatatatatatatatatatatatatatatttatttatttatttattaatttattctCTATCGTTTATCTTATAGCTAACAGTCGATGTAAAATCTTTAATACGACCACCTTTGCAACACATGGAAGTAAGAAAAATAGAAACTTTAATTATGggaataattttttttttcaaaaataaaaaaacgaaaaaaagatatatatttattattcctagtgatattttttcttatatatatatatatatatatatattttttgaagaCGCAGATTAATGAGgtcaaaaatataaaagtaaaaaataagaagaaaaaggtaaaatgatatatacaaaaatatatatatatatatatatatatatatatatatatgtattttttttttattttttattttatatatatatattttttttttgaatatcAGGGTGAAACCTTGGAAGAATCGTCCAAAGGAAATGAACAGAACGATGCTcctatatatatctttGAACAAATGGtcaaaaattattaaattgttaaatatgtatgtatatatatatatatatatatatatatatatatattttgtaaaaaaatatcttttttatatttatttgtttttctacatataaatttattattaatttttttatgttatatgAAAGTGacaataaatttttaaacataaattattatttaatgtgggtatttttgaaattaatatatataaaaaaaaaaaaaaaaaaaaaaaaatacaacaGCTTATGggtaaataatatttaataatatataataatatatttattatataaatataattatatatatatgtaatataatatatattttttttttaatatatgtaatatatattatattataatcttaattattttgatattttatgaaaatatcagatttataagaatattttatttttgatattgttataaaaatattacagtatatatatatatatatatatatatatatatatatatatattattatataaaataattatatttataaattttaaaaaagtattatgatttataaaaaaaacaaatatacTTCCATGAAGTATATACTTTTCATTGTTTGTAtttaaaaagtaaaaaaaaaaaaaaaagaagatatattatatttcttacTTACAATGAATGGTAAAAATATGGAGGACGAAGAAATTGAAAATGTTGATGAAGAAGTTGGTGAAGATGTTGATGAAGATGTGATTTTTGAAGgtatagaaaataaaaatgatataattgATTTAAGTTCAGATGATGAAGAGTTATATAAGAATAGTACAGATGTTAAtgatgaaataataaaatataaagagaaatatatatcttataaCAAAAAGTTTTATACtaataaaagtatatattgtataaattcttttaaaaaatggatatattttggtagtataaataataagtgttatttatataataattttgatgATGATTTGAAGAATTACATTATGAGTATCACAGGccataataataattataataataattataataatatttgtagtagtaataattatgataatataaattttgggcatgaaaaaaataaaaaaataaatttacGTGATTTAAAACATCAAATATATAGTGATActattacaaatataaaaatatcgAATAACTTTCAATATGTTGCTTtgtctatatataatggagatatatatatatatgaaaataataaccaTAATAGTTcagaaattattaattacaatttaaataatatgaagaaaaatataaataatagcAATTGTTTATTGGATATATGTAATTGGgatatggaaaaaaaaacaaatgaatatatattaaatgaaaatatgaaattaataaatatattaagtattaataatgataatgaaaaaagagATTTAGAATATTCCATGTTTTGTTTATATCATGagcatatatttataagtatatatgtaaattgtacaaatatttatgtatggGATGTATTAGAAGGAACTccaataaatattatacatactATACAAGTACCTACATTTCTAAACTTATGTAATTAcgaaaataaatattatatgatagTTGGGTTCAATAACGGAGAAAGTTGTGTGTATGActatgatatatataacgCAAAAAAGATTGGGAAAATACAAGGAAAAcatgatgataaaaataaatattgtgatatttataaaaatgtgcatgataatacatatacaaattcacataataataataataattgttattataatgatgacGATATAAATGATGGGGTATTATGTATAGACAACAATCTTGGTAACGAAATATATACTTGTACctttaaaaatgttataaaaatatacaatataaataataataatctgATTAATACATACACAAATTTACATGATGATTTAATAGattattgtttatttaataataaaaaatataatttatttgcATCCTGTTCTTTAGacaataaaattaatatctATGATTTTCAACATAATAAATCTATAAACCAATTTTATGtaaattatcattttaaTGAACCATATACAAAGGAACAAACCGAAAAAGGAATAAACTTCTTAAGATGGATTAATAGTaatttacttttatttacaAGTTTAAAtggtaatatatatatctatgATATTAGATCCAGAAAATGTATTCATCAATTTTATTCTCACACCGACACTATATTTAATGTAAATCTTTCTCTTCATTTATAtcaaaacaaaaatattttatccATCTTAACAGCTAGCGATGATAATTCGTCCAACATGCACCTTCTGGACATATCTCCccatttataaaaataataaaaaaaaaat belongs to Plasmodium reichenowi strain SY57 chromosome 10, whole genome shotgun sequence and includes:
- a CDS encoding hypothetical protein (conserved Plasmodium protein, unknown function), with amino-acid sequence MNGKNMEDEEIENVDEEVGEDVDEDVIFEGIENKNDIIDLSSDDEELYKNSTDVNDEIIKYKEKYISYNKKFYTNKSIYCINSFKKWIYFGSINNKCYLYNNFDDDLKNYIMSITGHNNNYNNNYNNICSSNNYDNINFGHEKNKKINLRDLKHQIYSDTITNIKISNNFQYVALSIYNGDIYIYENNNHNSSEIINYNLNNMKKNINNSNCLLDICNWDMEKKTNEYILNENMKLINILSINNDNEKRDLEYSMFCLYHEHIFISIYVNCTNIYVWDVLEGTPINIIHTIQVPTFLNLCNYENKYYMIVGFNNGESCVYDYDIYNAKKIGKIQGKHDDKNKYCDIYKNVHDNTYTNSHNNNNNCYYNDDDINDGVLCIDNNLGNEIYTCTFKNVIKIYNINNNNLINTYTNLHDDLIDYCLFNNKKYNLFASCSLDNKINIYDFQHNKSINQFYVNYHFNEPYTKEQTEKGINFLRWINSNLLLFTSLNGNIYIYDIRSRKCIHQFYSHTDTIFNVNLSLHLYQNKNILSILTASDDNSSNMHLLDISPHL